Proteins from one Pseudomonas grandcourensis genomic window:
- the argE gene encoding acetylornithine deacetylase produces the protein MPLPSMKEQFAALIAAPSVSCTQPSLDQTNRPVIDLLATWLGELGFTCEIQQVSPGKFNLLASFGSGPGGLVLAGHSDTVPFDGALWQTDPLKLTEVDGRWVGLGSCDMKGFFALAIEAVKPLLDQPFKQPLLILATCDEESSMSGARALAEAGRPLGRAAVIGEPTGLKPIRMHKGIMMERIDILGQSGHSSDPRLGHSALEAMHDAIGELRGLRLLWQREFRNPQFGVPMPTMNFGCIHGGDNPNRICGQCSLEFDLRPLPGMDPKVLRAEILQKLKPVAERHQVKIDYAPLFPEVPPFEQAEDAELVRLAEKLTGHSAEAVAFGTEAPYLQRLGCETLVLGPGDIACAHQPGEYLEMSRLQPTVHLLRQLIEHYCLTPAT, from the coding sequence ATGCCATTGCCGTCGATGAAAGAACAATTCGCTGCGTTGATCGCCGCACCGTCGGTCAGTTGCACCCAGCCCAGTCTCGATCAAACCAACCGCCCGGTCATCGATCTGCTGGCGACGTGGCTCGGTGAGCTGGGTTTTACCTGCGAGATCCAGCAGGTCAGCCCTGGCAAGTTCAACCTGCTGGCCAGTTTCGGCTCCGGCCCCGGCGGCCTGGTGCTGGCCGGGCACAGCGACACCGTGCCGTTCGACGGCGCGCTGTGGCAAACCGACCCGCTGAAGCTGACTGAAGTCGACGGTCGTTGGGTTGGCCTGGGCAGTTGCGACATGAAGGGCTTTTTCGCCCTGGCCATCGAGGCGGTCAAACCGCTGCTCGATCAGCCGTTCAAACAGCCGTTGCTGATTCTCGCCACTTGTGATGAAGAAAGTTCGATGTCCGGTGCCCGCGCGCTGGCCGAAGCGGGGCGGCCGCTGGGGCGGGCGGCGGTGATCGGCGAGCCGACCGGGCTCAAGCCGATCCGCATGCACAAAGGCATCATGATGGAGCGCATCGACATCCTCGGGCAGAGCGGTCATTCCTCCGACCCGCGCCTGGGCCACAGCGCCCTGGAGGCCATGCACGATGCCATCGGTGAACTGCGTGGCCTACGCCTGTTGTGGCAGCGCGAATTCCGCAATCCACAGTTTGGCGTGCCGATGCCAACGATGAATTTCGGCTGCATCCATGGCGGCGACAATCCCAATCGCATCTGCGGCCAGTGTTCGCTGGAGTTCGATTTGCGGCCGCTGCCCGGCATGGACCCCAAGGTCCTGCGCGCCGAGATCCTGCAGAAGCTCAAGCCGGTTGCCGAGCGACATCAGGTCAAGATCGATTACGCGCCGTTGTTCCCCGAAGTGCCTCCGTTCGAGCAGGCCGAGGACGCCGAGCTGGTGCGCCTTGCCGAAAAGCTCACCGGTCACAGCGCCGAAGCAGTGGCGTTCGGCACCGAAGCACCTTATCTTCAGCGCCTTGGCTGTGAAACGCTGGTGCTTGGCCCGGGTGATATCGCCTGCGCCCACCAACCGGGGGAATACCTCGAAATGTCACGTTTGCAGCCTACGGTGCATCTATTAAGGCAACTGATCGAACACTATTGCCTGACACCGGCAACTTGA